From the Borreliella afzelii genome, the window TTTTGCCAGTATAATAAATAATTCTTTCGGTGGTAGTAGTTTTGCCAGCATCAATATGAGCCATAATTCCAATATTTCTAATACCCATAAATCCCCAACAACAACTACAAGCTTAATATAGACAAACTAAACATTAGCATAAGTCAAACCTTTTAATAAAATTGTTATTTTATATCACACTCGCAACATTTGTTATCATCGTGACAAACACAATCACAATTTTCAAGCAATGCCTTATGCATCCATAAATACTTCTCAAGATCACTCATGATGTCGTCTATAAGATTAGCAGTACCATAATCACAAGCAGTATCAATCAATTTTCTCATTCCAAAAATATTTTTCAAAATCTCAGCGAGGCTGGAAACAATGCTTTGCATTGAAAGTGAAAAATTAGAAGTTGATTCAATATTAAGCTCTTTAATAAAGGATTTTTTCATAAACTCAGAATATCTAAATTCAGAATCATAGCCAAGCATTCTTGAACGTTCTGCAATAATATCAATAATCTTTTCAATATATTCATAAAGATCTTGGGTTTTTTTGTGAATAACAAAAAAATTGGTATCTTTTATATTCCAATGAATACCTCTTAAATTAGAATAAAAAATATGCAAACTTGCCAGGAGTTCTTGTAATTTTGAGTGTATTTCTTCTAAATCATCCTTTTTTATATAACTTAAATACTTTTCCATAACTATCTCCTTGATACAATCATTATAATACATAATGAGATATAATTATAATTTCAATACTATAATAAATAAAAAGGATCTTTAATGAAAAAATTGATTTTGATTTTTGCACTATCTTTGTCCCAAGCATGCAATTTAAATACAATACATCCAATAGATACAAAAGAAGATATGAAAATCCTATATTCAGAAATTGCTAAATTGAGAAAAAATTTGAATCTAAACCATCTAGAAATAGATGATATTCTTGAAAAAGTTGCAAAAGAATATGCTATCAAACTGGGTGAAAATAAAACACTAACTCATACCCTTTTTGGCACAACCCCAATGCAAAGAATACACAAATACGATAAATCCTTTAATTTAACAAGAGAAATACTAGCATCAGGAATTGAACTTAACAGAGTAGTTGATGCATGGCTTAATAGCCCAAGCCACAAAGAAGCTCTTATTAATACAGATACCACTAAAATAGGTGGCTATAGATTAAAAACGGATAACAATATAAATATATTTGTAGTTCTTTTTGGAAAAAGAAAAGATAAGAATTGACACTATTAAAGCTTATACTGTATACTACTTATTAGCAAAAAGGGCTCATAGCTCAGTTGGTCAGAGCGCCTGCCTTACAAGCAGGATGTCGGGAGTTCGAATCTCTCTGGGCCCAAAATAGCCTAAACTTCAATTACTTTCAACTCTAAAACCAAATTTATTTTAGAATTTTTTAGCATATTATTTAATTCTTTTTGAACTATATTGGCTTTTTCCCGACTTTCAAAAAGAAAAATAAAAGCTCCCCCTTTACCAGAACCACTCAACTTCCCGGAAAGAGCGCCCAATTTAATCCCCTCACTTATTAGCCAATCAAGAACATCATTAGACAATCCTAAGCGCTTTAAACAATAGTGTGCAACATTCATCTCATTAGCCAAAGAATATACGTCCTTATTCTGAAAAGAAACATAAGCATTGCTTACAGTAAGACCAAGCCTTTCAATAAAAACAAATAAATCAGAATTAGACAATAACTGTTTTTTTAAATTAACAACTATTTCTTTAGTAGTAAAATCTCTTTTTATCGCTCCTATTAAAAAATAAAAACCAGAATCTTTTACTTTTCTTGAATTTAAAACATCTTCTTTTTTATCTAAATAAAAAGTTCCACCAAGATTAATTAGTCCAATATCCATTCCAGAAGATTTTCCATGAAAAATGTTTTCAATTTGATTTGCCAACAAAAGTTTATTACAATCCTTATATTCAAAATGACTTTTAATATATTCTGCAAAACACAAACTAAGACTAGCAGAAGACCCAAGACCAACTCCAATAGGAATTTCAGAAAGAACAGTAAACTCAATCGGATTAACCTTGCCATAATTTGAAACAATAAAACTTATCAGACTATCTAATCTGGCATTAGGTTTCCCTAAATATTTCCAATTTTTAGAAACACTATAAACCAGATCCATATAAATTGGAACTGTAGCTCCAATAACTGGAAATCCATAAACAGCACTATGTTCACCCAAGAACAATATTTTAGCAGGCTTTCTTATTTTTAACATTTACCGCTTTCAAACTTAATACTTTCGTGCTCTAAAACAATTGGAATAATTTTTGGTAAATCAAAAGCTTCGATATTGGGCTTGTAAACTAAAAAAGTTTCATTTCCAGCCCCCAAAGCTTTAATCAAATCACATTGATACTGAAGGTGCGCAAAACTTGGGGGCAAAGCTGCAGGAACTCCTATTGCCGCCCCAATTGCCAAGCCTAATTCTTTAGCTTTTCTTAAGCTAGAAATCAAGGCAGATTTAGAACTACCAACATTTAAAACAAGTTTCTTCATCTCTGAATTGCATTTTAATATAAAATCTAAAATAGAATCTCTATGCTTATTGTACTCATAAATAGAATCGGTGGTTTTAACCGCTTGCAAACCCTGCATCAAATAAAAATCATTAAACTCTACAGCATTTAGTTGTCTACATTTGGGCGCAAAACCACCTTCAAACTCAACAACACCTCCAAAAATACTAGTAGCAATATCATACCCACTACCTATTCCTCCTTGAGAATGTCTGTAAGCTTCCAAACAATATTTAAAAATTTCACTTTTCTCAACAACATTAGTAGCAT encodes:
- a CDS encoding Dps family protein, encoding MEKYLSYIKKDDLEEIHSKLQELLASLHIFYSNLRGIHWNIKDTNFFVIHKKTQDLYEYIEKIIDIIAERSRMLGYDSEFRYSEFMKKSFIKELNIESTSNFSLSMQSIVSSLAEILKNIFGMRKLIDTACDYGTANLIDDIMSDLEKYLWMHKALLENCDCVCHDDNKCCECDIK
- a CDS encoding BB0689 family surface lipoprotein, which gives rise to MKKLILIFALSLSQACNLNTIHPIDTKEDMKILYSEIAKLRKNLNLNHLEIDDILEKVAKEYAIKLGENKTLTHTLFGTTPMQRIHKYDKSFNLTREILASGIELNRVVDAWLNSPSHKEALINTDTTKIGGYRLKTDNNINIFVVLFGKRKDKN
- the mvk gene encoding mevalonate kinase, yielding MLKIRKPAKILFLGEHSAVYGFPVIGATVPIYMDLVYSVSKNWKYLGKPNARLDSLISFIVSNYGKVNPIEFTVLSEIPIGVGLGSSASLSLCFAEYIKSHFEYKDCNKLLLANQIENIFHGKSSGMDIGLINLGGTFYLDKKEDVLNSRKVKDSGFYFLIGAIKRDFTTKEIVVNLKKQLLSNSDLFVFIERLGLTVSNAYVSFQNKDVYSLANEMNVAHYCLKRLGLSNDVLDWLISEGIKLGALSGKLSGSGKGGAFIFLFESREKANIVQKELNNMLKNSKINLVLELKVIEV
- a CDS encoding GHMP family kinase ATP-binding protein — its product is MDLISFSVPGNLLLMGEYTILEERGLGVAIAINKRAFFSFKKSDSWRFFSKKKEMDDFSLIENRNDFVFKMFAYLNQNCFFNLESFAYDVYIDTSNFFFNDGTKKGFGSSAVVAIGIVCGLFFIYNATNVVEKSEIFKYCLEAYRHSQGGIGSGYDIATSIFGGVVEFEGGFAPKCRQLNAVEFNDFYLMQGLQAVKTTDSIYEYNKHRDSILDFILKCNSEMKKLVLNVGSSKSALISSLRKAKELGLAIGAAIGVPAALPPSFAHLQYQCDLIKALGAGNETFLVYKPNIEAFDLPKIIPIVLEHESIKFESGKC